One region of Amphiprion ocellaris isolate individual 3 ecotype Okinawa chromosome 9, ASM2253959v1, whole genome shotgun sequence genomic DNA includes:
- the LOC111577053 gene encoding uncharacterized protein LOC111577053 isoform X9, translating to MDSFLFFPLSDLVHTICLCLVQRPSTFIQLATMTTEASAVSEADTEGKQKTSGAEPEPESKQKPEAAASDPEGEQSSKKAQEQASEPGPADVATSPEEEQLKPRTRTSAGKGLSRLFSNFLKRRSQCSEGEGFEAEKAREEKADKEEKADKAEEEKVEEVKSDDKEAKAEEEKTEVTEAKKKEEKVEEKEEKKKVEEKVEKKGSKKKKKEAKKKAEEKDEEKVTKEETKKKEETLKKKEEAKEEEKPTVEKEEKQETKEEEEEKKETAEVKDKGVEAGKKQEEKVDKKVAKKKEKEEKVKKKEEEKAKRKAEEEERIKKREEEKAKKKEEEKAREAEKAKKKEEEKVKKKEEEKAKEEKAKKEEEKAKEEKAKKKEEEKIKELKKKEEQKTKEEPKKKEEEKVKEEVKKKEKEEEKTEEKPKKEEEKGKKKGKNKGKKEEKEVKGSSEEQVKAPIAAPEPELKTEPEAEQAPDQHSDQHSVSSAEIQPAQEEGKGEAVIKKEPEVVEEVRKEDVEEKVEEPAEQQQEEEAAKGEEKATEQAKKEKPVKEKKTEKKTEEAKGSKRQKTMQCKVTLLDDTQFECELDKHAKGQELLTKVCDHVNLVEKDYFGLANWETPTNKTWLEPTKEIRKQVSGAVYEFTFNVKFYPPDPAQLTEDLTRYFLCLQLRKDIMRGVLPCSFVTLSLLGSYTAQSELGEYDPELHGSDYVKDLSLAPGQNKELEEKVMELHRTYRSMSPAQADMLFLENAKKLAMYGVDLHQAKDLDGVDITLGVCSSGLMVYKDKLRINRFPWPKVLKISYKRSSFFIKIRPSEQEQYESTIGFKLPNYKASKKLWKVCVEHHTFFRVSTVEPPSSRRFLVLGSKFRYSGRTQAQTRQASSMIDRPAPRFTRSASKRLSRNLDGAGDETLQFLQQLSSPIRSEEDDWSLVIASDKPQPSLDFSARGESEQAFTQSWEEGQSVRTVTVTWQSSDTGNMASETQTVSQPWQELATDGQQQRRKEDEWSELLHGHPPFPFVPPFDLVKQPAKLSLVKMSSMDRLLQPALTQQDDWFLYFDRMFRLSSTERVEKPTLSPVAQLQEEEQIMYVTEQELITQEVTERMQETVILADKMKEAVVLEGKLREVRNLEERLEVMDEMAVKLRLAIEKELGKEEVEKLMQEEREMEQEQQMQTKRVTQTLVRKSVRKTETKEGEVDELEDQIKEVFLKGLLDEEAEEAVVRQESVEEVTGDENLLDDSMREKLRQIEKEWQDEVEEKFGSPDVVGTTSVVSFQKVECKTVRKVTIVEDGEQQDVQVQSGETSEERLEKQDLWRKTDLVVERTLKEATERLQAPEFEDLWFILFDRPPYKAVFKPPVVPTVQRAQVDEGEYFTSETEIKTLEAKTEIIIEEKQIEEEVSHVPEIQQPQSVTERVDDWFVLLDVIPKETPYVPPVVSKDRAKIDDESFISVAATVEVEVSKEVVVEERKMIEETPRYLQETPAEPVAIRDDDWFVLLDVLPREATYVPPVVVAKQVSPEDRVSLIEVSAVQQREKRVAIVVTEAEIQQKLSEKQVVAPLQSVKEREDDWFVLLDVPIRESAFEPPVTVSEYVELYERESISTAVESTREVVIQETVVQKKDIKPPKQVIPEQQIFQPVVEREDDWFLLLDVVSKETSYVPPVSVPLPTKIYPVISTEVKRIEQKVQTDIDQIRPQVSQPLPDRDDDWFVLFDAVREKAVIVPTVTPVKIILDVKKAFEAEVTTTETRTWKKTIIGMDSRQDEARLSEIRPSQIAPLSERQGGDNWFILFDMIREKPVVMPPVTVVRRVVDVVTPAEPKPKFIMEDVRPSVKLVEVKPQESRKVDDDWFVLLDVAAKLPVAVDEHVRMYPEVQPAKKIAVREQRVQQRVTIVKEVWQQEYEIQQKPHPAVREVEDDWFVLLDVAPKKSVAVAERIQFPAAVRAPAAVATKRITISETRPQFEKRILEERRPVTRTHVSDDWFVLLDVGLKESVVSTQRGTRPVSAPVFSHAALMEAGIPMATLDQPQTSTPIKTSMEERKLEVTVEAVEPSKIEAEVKEFDKPQEDLLRHHASISELKRNFMEAVPETRPSEWDKRLSTHSPFRTLGINGQPLPSADGPPLVQTQTVTITAASNLLSSGISTTEVPIVPTKTFTYESSKVTVDGTDEDKDGTSESQTITSETTSGTTVTTTTTHISKVVKSGSSETRVEKRIVITADSDIDQDKGKHGGASAL from the exons ATGgactcttttctgtttttccctcTGTCTGACCTGGTCCACACCATCTGCCTGTGTCTTGTGCAACGACCTTCTACATTCATACAAC TGGCTACCATGACAACAGAGGCAAGCGCGGTGAGCGAGGCGGACACTGAGGGCAAGCAGAAGACCAGCGGCGCCGAACCCGAACCGGAGAGCAAGCAGAAGCCGGAGGCGGCGGCGTCCGATCCGGAGGGGGAGCAGTCGAGCAAGAAGGCCCAGGAGCAGGCCTCCGAGCCTGGACCCGCAGACGTCGCTACCTCCCCCGAGGAGGAGCAGCTGAAGCCTCGCACCAGAACCTCCGCCGGAAAGGGCCTGTCCCGGCTCTTCTCCAATTTCCTCAAGCGCCGCTCGCAGTGCTCCGAGGGAGAGGGCTTCGAGGCGGAGAAAGCCAGAGAGGAAAAGGCGGACAAAGAGGAAAAAGCTGACAAAGCAGAGGAAGAGAAGGTGGAAGAGGTGAAAAGTGACGACAAGGAGGCTAAAGCTGAGGAGGAAAAAACCGAGGTCACGGAAgcgaagaagaaagaagaaaaagtagaagaaaaagaggaaaaaaagaaagtggaaGAAAAGGTTGAGAAGAAaggaagtaaaaagaaaaagaaagaagccaAGAAGAAAGCAGAGGAGAAGGATGAGGAGAAAGTGACCAAGGAGGAGAcgaaaaagaaggaggagacgttgaaaaagaaagaggaagcaaaagaggaggagaagccgACTgtagagaaggaggaaaaacaggagacaaaagaagaagaagaagaaaagaaggagacTGCTGAAGTTAAAGACAAGGGGGTGGAGGCTGGAaagaaacaggaggaaaaagTTGACAAGAAGGTggcaaagaagaaagaaaaagaggaaaaggtgaagaagaaggaggaggagaaggcgaaaaggaaagcagaggaagaggagaggataAAAAAGCGAGAAGAAGAGAAAgcaaagaagaaggaggaagaaaaagccAGAGAGGCCGAAAAAgcgaagaagaaagaggaggaaaaggtgaaaaagaaggaggaggagaaggcgaaagaggaaaaggcaaaaaaggaggaggagaaggcgaaagaggaaaaggcaaaaaagaaggaagaggagaaaataaaggagttgaaaaagaaagaagagcagAAAACGAAAGAGGAGcccaaaaagaaagaagaggagaaggtgAAGGAAGaggtgaagaagaaggaaaaggaggaggagaagacggAAGAAAAACcgaagaaggaagaggagaaagggaagaaaaagggtaaaaacaaaggaaagaaggaggagaaggaggtgaaAGGATCGAGTGAGGAGCAGGTGAAAGCGCCGATCGCTGCTCCGGAGCCTGAGCTGAAAACTGAACCTGAAGCTGAACAGGCTCCAGATCAGCACTCAGATCAGCACTCGGTGAGCAGCGCAGAGATACAG CCAGCTcaagaggagggaaaaggagaAGCTGTGATAAAGAAGGAGCCTGAAGTGGTGGAAGAAGTGAGAAAGGAAGACGTGGAGGAGAAAGTGGAAGAACcggcagagcagcagcaggaggaggaagcagcaaaaggagaggaaaaggcaaCAGAGCAGGCGAAGAAAGAGAAGCCCGTGAAAGAGAAGAAGACGGAAAAGAAGACGGAAGAGGCTAAAGGCTCGAAACGTCAGAAAACCATGCAATGCAAAGTCACCTTACTGGACGACACTCAGTTTGAGTGCGAGCTTGAT AAACATGCTAAAGGCCAAGAACTCCTCACAAAGGTGTGCGACCATGTCAACCTGGTGGAGAAGGATTACTTTGGCCTTGCAAACTGGGAAACTCCAACCAACAAG ACGTGGTTGGAACCCACCAAAGAGATCCGGAAACAGGTTTCAGGTGCTGTCTATGAGTTTACATTCAACGTCAAGTTCTACCCTCCAGATCCAGCACAGCTCACTGAAGACCTCACCAG GTACTTTCTCTGTCTCCAGCTGAGGAAGGACATCATGCGAGGTGTTCTCCCCTGTTCCTTCGTCACGCTGTCCCTGCTGGGCTCCTACACGGCCCAGTCAGAGCTAGGGGAATACGACCCAGAGCTCCATGGATCGGACTACGTAAAAGACCTGAGCCTGGCCCCCGGACAAAACAAGGAGCTGGAGGAAAAAGTGATGGAGCTGCACCGCACATACAG GTCAATGAGCCCAGCACAAGCAGATATGTTGTTTCTTGAAAATGCCAAGAAACTTGCCATGTATGGAGTTGACCTGCACCAAGCCAAG GATCTTGATGGTGTTGACATCACGTTGGGGGTTTGCTCCAGCGGTTTGATGGTTTACAAGGACAAGCTGAGGATCAACCGTTTCCCTTGGCCCAAAGTGCTCAAGATCTCGTACAAACGGAGTAGCTTCTTCATCAAAATCAGGCCGTCGGAG CAAGAACAGTATGAAAGCACCATCGGCTTCAAGCTGCCCAACTACAAAGCCTCGAAGAAGCTGTGGAAAGTCTGCGTCGAGCATCACACCTTCTTCAG GGTTTCGACAGTGGAGCCTCCCTCATCGCGTCGCTTCCTCGTCTTGGGCTCCAAGTTCCGGTACAGCGGTCGCACTCAGGCCCAGACCCGCCAGGCGAGCTCCATGATCGACCGCCCGGCTCCTCGCTTCACACGTTCCGCGAGCAAGAGGCTGTCTCGTAACCTGGACGGAG CTGGAGATGAGACTCTCCAGTTTCTGCAACAACTTTCATCCCCGATCAGGTCTGAGGAGGATGATTGGTCGCTAGTGATAGCGTCGGACAAACCGCAGCCTTCTCTTGATTTCTCAG CCAGAGGGGAGTCTGAGCAGGCTTTCACTCAGTCCTGGGAGGAGGGGCAGTCGGTTCGCACAGTCACAGTAACCTGGCAGAGCTCTGACACTGGGAACATGGCCTCTGAAACCCAGACAGTCAGTCAGCCATGGCAGGAGCTGGCAACTGAtgggcagcagcagaggagaaaggAAGATGAGTGGTCTGAGCTTCTGCACGGACATCCTCCGTTTCCATTTGTCCCTCCCTTTGATTTAGTGAAACAGCCAG CTAAACTCAGCTTGGTAAAAATGAGCTCTATGGACCGACTGTTGCAACCTGCACTGACACAGCAAGATGACTGGTTCCTGTACTTTGACCGAATGTTCCGTTTATCTTCCACTGAGCGCGTTGAAAAACCTACAT TGTCTCCTGTAGCCCAGCtccaggaggaggagcagatcATGTATGTGACAGAACAGGAGCTGATCACTCAGGAGGTCACTGAGAGGATGCAGGAAACTGTGATCTTGGCAGACAAGATGAAAGAGGCAGTAGTTTTGGAAGGGAAGCTGAGAGAAGTGAGGAACTTGGAGGAAAGGCTTGAAGTAATGGATGAGATGGCAGTGAAACTTCGGCTAGCAATAGAGAAAGAATTGGGGAAGGAAGAGGTAGAAAAGTTAATGcaagaagagagagaaatggagCAGGAGCAACAAATGCAAACCAAACGTGTAACACAAACTCTGGTGAGGAAATCTGTGAGGAAGACGGAGACAAAAGAGGGTGAGGTGGATGAACTGGAAGATCAAATAAAGGAGGTGTTTTTAAAAGGCCTGTTGGATGAAGAGGCGGAGGAGGCTGTGGTGAGGCAGGAGAGCGTAGAAGAGGTGACGGGAGACGAGAATCTGTTAGATGATAGCATGAGAGAGAAGCTACGCCAGATAGAAAAGGAATGGCAAGATGAGGTGGAGGAGAAGTTCGGCTCTCCAGATGTTGTCGGCACAACTTCAGTAGTGTCGTTCCAGAAGGTGGAGTGTAAAACTGTGAGGAAGGTGACTATTGTAGAAGATGGAGAGCAGCAAGATGTGCAGGTGCAGTCTGGCGAAACTTCAGAGGAGAGGTTAGAAAAGCAGGACTTATGGCGTAAGACAGACTTAGTAGTGGAGAGGACACTGAAAGAGGCTACAGAGAGGCTTCAGGCTCCAGAATTTGAAGATTTGTGGTTCATTCTTTTTGACCGTCCTCCATACAAGGCTGTTTTCAAACCACCAG TAGTTCCCACCGTGCAGCGAGCTCAGGTGGATGAAGGCGAGTACTTCACTTCAGAGACTGAGATTAAAACACTTGAGGCCAAAACTGAAATTATAATAGAGGAGAAGCAAATAGAAGAGGAAGTGTCGCATGTACCAGAGATCCAACAACCACAGAGCGTCACAGAAAGGGTGGATGATTGGTTTGTGCTGCTGGATGTTATACCCAAAGAAACACCTTATGTACCACCAG TTGTATCGAAGGATAGAGCCAAGATAGACGACGAAAGTTTTATCTCTGTGGCTGCAACTGTGGAAGTTGAAGTGAGTAAAGAAGTAGTAGTTGAAGAGAGAAAGATGATAGAAGAGACCCCAAGATATCTACAAGAAACCCCAGCAGAGCCAGTGGCAATCAGAGATGATGACTGGTTTGTGTTACTGGATGTTCTTCCCAGAGAAGCAACATACGTACCACCAG TTGTTGTTGCAAAGCAGGTGTCTCCAGAAGATCGTGTCTCTCTGATTGAAGTATCAGCTGttcagcagagagaaaaacGAGTGGCGATTGTAGTTACAGAAGCTGAAATACAGCAAAAGCTGAGTGAAAAACAAGTTGTAGCTCCGCTGCAaagtgtgaaagagagagaagatgacTGGTTTGTGCTGCTGGATGTTCCTATTAGAGAATCAGCATTTGAGCCTCCAG ttACCGTTTCTGAGTATGTTGAGCTTTATGAAAGAGAAAGCATCTCTACAGCGGTAGAGTCCACGAGGGAGGTTGTTATCCAAGAGACTGTGGTGCAGAAAAAGGACATAAAGCCTCCCAAGCAAGTTATTCCAGAGCAGCAAATATTCCAGCCAGTGGTAGAGAGAGAGGATGAttggtttctgctgctggatgTTGTTTCCAAAGAGACTTCCTATGTGCCTCCAG TTTCTGTGCCGCTACCAACTAAAATCTATCCAGTTATTTCAACTGAAGTAAAAAGAATAGAGCAGAAGGTTCAGACTGACATTGACCAGATAAGACCGCAGGTTTCCCAGCCACTTCCAGACAGAGATGATGActggtttgttctgtttgatgCTGTTCGTGAAAAGGCAGTCATAGTACCAACAG TTACTCCAGTTAAGATTATTCTGGATGTGAAGAAGGCCTTTGAGGCTGAGGTGACAACCACAGAGACTAGAACGTGGAAGAAGACAATAATTGGTATGGACAGCAGGCAGGACGAGGCACGTCTGTCTGAAATTAGACCGAGCCAAATTGCACCACTATCAGAGAGACAAGGAGGAGATAATTGGTTTATCCTGTTCGACATGATCCGCGAAAAGCCTGTTGTCATGCCACCAG TCACTGTGGTTAGACGTGTTGTTGATGTCGTGACGCCTGCTGAACCGAAACCAAAATTTATCATGGAAGATGTGAGGCCGTCTGTGAAGCTGGTGGAAGTGAAACCACAAGAGTCAAGAAAAGTGGATGATGACTGGTTTGTGCTGCTGGATGTTGCAGCTAAACTTCCAG TGGCTGTGGACGAACATGTCCGAATGTATCCTGAAGTGCAACCAGCTAAAAAGATTGCAGTCAGAGAGCAAAGGGTACAACAGAGAGTCACTATAGTGAAGGAGGTATGGCAGCAGGAGTATGAAATACAGCAGAAACCACATCCAGCAGTGAGAGAGGTGGAGGATGACTGGTTTGTTCTTCTGGATGTGGCTCCTAAGAAATCAG TTGCTGTCGCAGAGCGTATCCAGTTCCCAGCAGCGGTCAGAGCTCCGGCTGCTGTGGCCACAAAGAGGATTACTATTTCTGAGACGAGACCGCAGTTTGAGAAACGGATCCTGGAGGAAAGACGGCCTGTCACACGTACACATGTCAGTGATGATTGGTTTGTTCTGCTAGATGTTGGCCTCAAAGAGTCAG TTGTGAGCACACAGCGGGGCACTCGTCCCGTCAGCGCTCCGGTCTTCTCCCATGCTGCCCTGATGGAGGCAGGCATCCCCATGGCAACTCTGGATCAGCCTCAGACCTCCACCCCAATCAAAACCAGCATGGAGGAGAGGAAACTGGAAGTCACCGTAGAAGCTGTGGAGCCTTCAAAGATCGAAGCTGAGGTCAAG GAGTTCGATAAGCCTCAGGAGGACCTGCTCAGGCATCACGCCAGCATCAGTGAGCTGAAGAGGAACTTCATGGAGGCCGTCCCGGAGACAAGGCCGAGCGAGTGGGATAAGCGTCTGTCCACGCACTCCCCGTTCCGCACTCTGGGCATCAATGGCCAGCCTCTGCCCAGTGCAGACGGG